One Dreissena polymorpha isolate Duluth1 chromosome 9, UMN_Dpol_1.0, whole genome shotgun sequence genomic window carries:
- the LOC127846283 gene encoding N-lysine methyltransferase KMT5A-like, translating into MRRLTGREWQLHGENGGKSSEGVFTSKMFQEGDFLLEYKGDLITKYRVARQLEKDYEEENRGIDATQDIFFAGRMVNDAIKGDIRNNAEMKIVLVHGKPHLCLFATKDISVNEELRFNYAVPNLPWRKSDEDVAHEVRNGVRHLESQAETFADEDVVYKDGNSLRSVDSRNDTLASS; encoded by the exons ATGAGACGGCTGACTGGGAGAGAATGGCAGCTTCACGGAGAAAACGGAGGAAAATCaa GTGAAGGCGTTTTCACATCAAAAATGTTTCAAGAAGGAGATTTCCTTTTGGAATATAAAGGTGACTTGATTACAAAGTACAGAGTTGCCAGACAATTAGAAAAAGATTATGAGGAGGAAAACAGAGG CATCGATGCAACGCAGGACATATTTTTTGCCGGCCGTATGGTAAACGATGCAATAAAGGGAGATATAAGAAACAATGCAGAGATGAAAATAGTTCTTGTACATGGAAAACCCCATCTATGCCTGTTTGCTACCAAAGACATTTCAGTAAATGAGGAGCTGCGGTTCAATTACGCAGTGCCAAATTTACCATGGAGAAAG TCTGATGAAGACGTGGCCCATGAAGTTAGAAATGGCGTCAGACATTTGGAGTCCCAAGCCGAAACTTTT GCTGATGAAGATGTAGTCTACAAAGATGGAAATAGTCTGAGATCTGTGGATTCACGGAACGATACCTTGGCAAGTTCTTGA
- the LOC127846282 gene encoding putative uncharacterized protein DDB_G0288537 yields the protein MEEERRLVEEAERQKEAASRKQGSDRGSKSSSKSPSPTSAGPGRVRRSRWGQTGTLPVSTVTQSSHHLHSLSSNLSKLVVSALSTTSESVSITAVCMSASSPSPRPANTGGMANTTPPSIDNRLILTAKHNKNRQPVNPSPYVGNGIMSPAVSEAAEVTSSNNHIAMQQQELLKKQTQQLIQLKVRQELKKQQQQQQQQQQAKLQQQNKQSQQQQRLPPVAAAGQKDGAKIPADINGEQNSLNHGNAKNALNSKPTVQINN from the exons ATGGAGGAAGAGCGGCGACTGGTGGAGGAGGCAGAGAGGCAGAAGGAGGCAGCTTCCAGGAAGCAGGGCTCTGACAGGGGCAGCAAGTCCTCTAGTAAGAGTCCTTCCCCTACCTCTGCTGGTCCAGGAAGGGTCAGGAGGTCAAGATGGGGCCAGACAGG CACGCTGCCTGTCTCCACAGTCACCCAGTCATCTCACCATCTACACTCCTTGAGCAGTAACCTCAGTAAACTTGTAGTCAGTGCTCTGTCTACAACCAGCGAGAGTGTCTCAATCACAGCAGTGTGCATGTCTGCGTCCTCTCCTTCCCCCCGCCCTGCTAACACAGGAGGCATGGCTAATACCACTCCACCAAGTATTGATAATAGACTCATTCTCACTGCCAAGCATAACAAGAACCGCCAGCCAGTTAACCCCTCACCCTATGTGGGTAATGGTATTATGAGTCCAGCAGTATCGGAAGCGGCAGAGGTCACTTCTTCCAACAATCATATCGCAATGCAGCAGCAAGAACTGCTGAAGAAACAAACCCAACAGTTGATACAGCTCAAGGTTAGGCAAGAACTGAagaagcaacaacagcagcagcaacaacaacagcaagcAAAATTACAGCAGCAGAACAAGCAGTCCCAGCAGCAGCAGCGACTGCCACCTGTAGCAGCAGCGGGCCAGAAGGATGGAGCAAAGATACCAGCAGATATCAACGGTGAACAGAACAGCTTAAACCACGGGAACGCGAAAAATGCCCTTAATTCAAAGCCAACAGTGCAGATAAACAACTAA
- the LOC127846780 gene encoding uncharacterized protein LOC127846780 yields the protein MGQVRQPPQGQAEHNGEARTHTPEERGKGKQLQNSPPSDQLNEDLVQNEVNVTTNEESQNNVLANDDLVYQVGNQVKTTIESPLPCVSDSLSKVFFCDIQPNNGFFMLFKQFLLSENVDEAQVIIVQASANGQTDCNSF from the exons ATGGGTCAGGTGAGGCAGCCACCCCAGGGCCAGGCGGAGCACAACGGGGAGGCTAGAACACACACACCCGAGGAGAGAGGCAAGGGAAAACAGCTGCAGAACTCGCCCCCCTCTGATCAG CTTAATGAAGACCTAGTCCAAAATGAAGTGAACGTCACAACCAACGAAGAGTCTCAGAACAATGTATTA GCTAATGACGATCTGGTCTACCAGGTGGGAAATCAAGTGAAAACAACCATTGAGTCCCCATTGCCATGTGTGTCTGATTCCCTATCCAAAGTTTTCTTTTGTGACATTCAACCAAATAAC GGATTCTTCATGCTGTTCAAACAGTTTTTGCTCTCAGAAAATGTGGACGAGGCACAGGTTATAATTGTCCAGGCAT CTGCGAATGGACAGACTGACTGCAACTCCTTCTAA